In Silene latifolia isolate original U9 population chromosome X, ASM4854445v1, whole genome shotgun sequence, the following proteins share a genomic window:
- the LOC141620176 gene encoding uncharacterized protein LOC141620176, translating into MATSSQPVAISKDSWLRSFMDKYTLKSNGSNFKDWEEQLRLAAVGDGKLRYLVEPPIATPTTRTSTAARDAYEEYQRESLIFKNVLIFAMEPSLQKQCINFSNAYEAFIRLSTMFSQTPRILQYDAAVRFFEANLKEGQSMSSHVLKMIEHVETLDELGCKIPEELTVDRVLQYLSEVKGFTQFRVNYNMANMKKSLHELHSLLVQAEKDMGGSKRTR; encoded by the coding sequence ATGGCTACAAGTAGTCAACCCGTCGCCATATCAAAAGACTCATGGCTTCGCTCATTCATGGACAAATATACTTTAAAATCAAATGGTAGTAACTTTAAAGActgggaagaacaacttcgattagccgCCGTTGGCGATGGCAAGTTACGTTATCTTGTTGAACCACCCATTGCAACACCAACCACTCGAACTAGCACCGCGGCAAGAGATGCTTATGAAGAATACCAAAGGGAATCCCTTATCttcaagaatgtcttgatttttgctatggagccGTCCTTGCAAAAGCAATGCATCAATTTCTCCAATGCTTATGAAGCATTCATTAGGCTTTCAACCATGTTCTCTCAAACCCCTAGAATCCTACAATATGATGCGGCGgtccgtttctttgaggctaacctcaaagaagGACAATCCATGAGTTCACACGTGCTTAAAATGATTGAGCACGTGGAAACTCTTGATGAGCttggatgcaagatccccgaagAGCTCACCGTTGACCGAGTGCTTCAATACCTCTCTGAAGTCAAGGGGTTCACCCAATTTAGGGTGAACTATAATATGGCTAACATGAAGAAAAGTcttcatgagctccattctctacTTGTTCAAGCGGAGAAGGACATGGGAGGTAGTAAGCGAACAAGGTAG